The stretch of DNA CAGCAGGCGATCACGGAATCGTTGCGGCAGATCGCGCGCATGTCGCGCTTCGTCGACCGCAAGAAGGGGATCCGATCCTACCAGACCGGCACCAAGAGCGATCCCTGGATTCCGATCCTGTTCGTGATCTGCTTCGTGCTGCCGACGCTGGTCGGGGCGGTTTATTTCGGGTTCGTTGCCTCGGACCGCTACGTGACGGAGGCGCGCTTCGCCATCCGGCAGGCGATCGGCGCGTCCGAGAAGTCGTCAGGCGGATCGGACGCCGGCAGCTCCGACGGTGCGGGGCAGATGATCTCGCAGGATCGGCTGATCACACGCGAATACATCCTGAGCCGACCGATGTTGGAGACGCTCGAGGCGCAGCTACCGCTACGCGCGTGGTTCAGCAGCGAAAGCATCGACTATTTCTCGCGGTTCGAAGCGGAAAAGCCGATCGAGAAATTTCTGCGCTACTGGCGACGTCGGGTCAGCGTGTCCAGCGAACCCTCTTCCGGGATCATGTCGGTCTCCGTCGAGGCCTTCGATCCCGATCAGTCCCTCGCCATCGCCCAGGCTGTCATGAAGGAAGCCGAGCGGATGGTGAATGATCTCACCGTGAAAGCGCGTGCGGACGCGGTTGCGGAAAGCATCCGGGAGTTGGCTCTTGCCGGCGAGCAGATGAGCAGGATCCGCCTCGCGATGCGGGATCTTCGGAACCGCCAGGGGGTGCTCGACGCGCACAAGGCCAACGACGTCAACCTCAAGATCATCGCTGAGCTGCGGGCGTCCCGCATCACCCTGTCCAGCCAGCTTGCGATCGGCCAGCGCGATCTCGGCCCGGATTCCAGGCGGATCTTGGACTTCAAGCAGCAGATCAAGGATCTCGACGACAACATCGCGCGGATCGAGCGGCAATCTGCTGGCTCGGATCCGGCGCAGAAGCAGCTCCTCTCCGACGCACTGATCCGTTTCGAGTCGCTGGAAAACGATCGCAAGAATGCCGAGAAGTACTATCAGCAGGTGCTGATGGCCTCCGAGCGCGCCCGCATCATCGCGGCGCGGCAGATCGAATTCTTCAGCCCGATCGTGGAGCCCGTGAGGGCCGAATCCGCCCTCGAGCCGCGGCGGATGCTGATGATTTCCTTGATTACCCTCGGTTCGGGAGTCCTTTTCGGTGCGGCGATGTTTGCCCGCAAGATGATGACCTGAGGCGGGGCTCCGACGGCGAACCTAGCGCTCAGCGGTCAGTGCCGACCGGTGCCCGCGATCCATCCGCCGCCGGGCCGACCGTGCCGCCGGTCCAGCCCTGCGCCCGCCAGCCTTCCGCGCGTTCGTCGAGGTCGATCGAGCCTGCCTGGTCGAGCAACGTCAGCACACGCTCGGCCCGGCTGTCGTCGGTCCGCACCGTTACCAGCGTGCCGCCGCGCCGGACGCCCTCGGCGTAGGTCTGGGCTTCCCCTTCGCTGAGCCCCGCACCGGTGAGGCCGCCGATTAGCCCGCCGGCCGCCGCGCCGACCCCGGCGCCCGTCACCGCGGCGACCAGCCAGCCCGAGGCGATCACAGGGCCGAGACCCGGGATTGCCAGGAGCCCGAGGCCGGCAAGCAGGCCCGCCCCGCCCCCCAGCACCGTGCCGACCGTCGCGCCGGTACCGGCGCCCTCCGCGGCCTCGGCCGGATGACGGGCGGCCCGGCCCGCCGGAGGCGCGGACGCGTCGGATCCAGGCCGATTCGCGACGATGCTGATATCGGCATGGGGAATGCCGGCGGCCTCAAGGTCGTCGACCACCTTGGCCGCGGCCTCGTACTCGTCGAACAGCGCGGTCAGGACGCGTACGGTCATAGCTGTCTCCCGAGGCCTGGGGCCTGCGCCCGCGTGCATGGCGACCACGCGCACCGGGACGCGCGCGTGCCGGCCGGGCGCGGTGCTGCTGCCGTTCGGTCAAGCGGCGGGGCCAGTCGCGGTTCCCTCCGGTGTCACGGCCCTTCTTAACGCGCCGCTAACCATCCGCCCGGCAGATCTTGCCGAGTGCGCGCGGGGAATGCCTTTCCGGCGGACGGCAACGGGTGGCGGTGATGGCGGAGACGGCGAGCGCGCCGGCACGGGTTGGAGCGGCCGCGGCGCTCGGGCAGTTCACGCTGCCCACGCGCGGCGACCTCCAGGCCCTGTCCAAGCGGTCGGACCTCCTGTTCGCCACCGGCGTCATGGGCATCCTAGCGGTGCTGATCTTCCCGCTGCCGGCGATCCTGCTCGACCTGCTGCTGGCGGTCTCGATCATCCTCTCCGTGCTGATCATGATGACCGGCCTGTCGATCGACAACCCGCTGGAATTCACCGTCTTCCCGACGCTGCTGCTCATCGCCACGATGCTGCGGCTCGCCCTCAACCTCGCCTCGACCCGCCTGATCCTCGGCCACGGTCACGAGGGCACCGCGGCGGCCGGCCACGTGATCGAGGCCTTCGGCCACTTCGTGATGGGCGGCAATTTCGTCATCGGGATCATCGTGTTCGCGATCCTGATCATCGTGAACTTCGTGGTCATCACCAAGGGCTCGGGCCGCATCGCCGAAGTCGCGGCCCGCTTCACCCTCGACGCCATGCCGGGCAAGCAGATGGCCATCGACGCCGACCTCTCGGCCGGGCTCATCGACGAGAAGGCCGCCAAGGCCCGTCGCGCGGCCCTGGAGGAGGAATCATCCTTCTTCGGCGCCATGGACGGCGCCTCGAAATTCGTCCGCGGCGACGCGGTGGCGGCCCTGCTGATCACCTTCATCAACGTGGTTGGCGGCATCATCATCGGCGTCGCCCAGCAGGGCCTGAGCTTCGGCGACGCCGCCAAGAGCTACACGCTGCTGACCATCGGCGACGGGCTGGCGAGCCAAGTGCCGGCGCTCATCGTCTCGACGGCCGCGGGCCTCCTGGTCTCGAAGGCCGGCGTGCGGGGTGCGGCCGACAAGGCGCTGGGCAAGCAGCTCGCGCATTATCCGAAGGCCCTCGGCATGTCGGCGGCCGTGATGCTGCTGATCGCGCTGCTGCCGGGCATGCCGATGCTGCCGTTCCTGCTGCTGGGCGGCGGGGCGGGCTACGCCGCTTGGCGCATCAACAGGAACGCCAAAAATGCCCCTCCCCTCGACGCCGAGGGCGTTCCGATGGACGCGACCGCAGTGGCCGCGGCGGCCGCAGCCAAGGAGGAGACGGTCTCCGACCTCCTGAAGCTCGACGACCTCAAGCTCGAGATGGGCTACGCGCTCCTCGCCCTGGTCAACGGCGAGGGTCAGGACCGGCTGACCGATCAGATCAAGGCCCTGCGCCGGCAACTCGCGGCGGAACTGGGTTTCGTGATGCCGTCCGTGCGCATCCTCGACAACGTCCAGCTCGACGCCAACAGCTACGTGGTTCGGGTCAAGGAGATCGAGGCCGGCACCGGCCGGATCTTTCCCGGCCAGTTCATGGCGATGGACCCGATGGGCGGTCAGGTCCAGCTGCCCGGCCAGCACATGCTCGAGCCGACCTTCGGCCTGCCGGCGACCTGGATCGACGCGGCACTCCGCGATCAGGCGCAGCTCAAGGGCTACACGGTGGTGGACGCCGCCACGGTCGTCTCGACGCATCTCACCGAGGTCATCAAGGCGCACGTTTCGGAACTCCTCAACCACGTCGAGGTCTCGAAGCTGCTGCGCGAGCTGCAAAAGGAGCACGCCGAGCTGCTCAAGGAGATCGTGCCCTCGCAGATCTCCACGACCGGCATCCAGCGGGTGCTGCAGTTCCTGCTGGCCGAGCGCGTCTCGATCCGCGATCTCGGGGCGATCGTGGAGGCGGTCGCGGAGGTCGCGGGCGGGGTGAAGAACCCGCGCGACGTGGTCGAGCATGTCCGCGCCCGCCTCGGACGGCAGATCTGCGCGCAGTATCAGGATCAGAACGGCACCCTGCCGATCATCACGTTGTCGCCGGCCTGGGAGCAGGCCTTCATGGAGTCGATCGTCGGCGAGCGCGAGGAGCGCTACCTCGCGATGCAGCCCTCGAAACTCAGCGAGTTCGTCAACGCCGTGCGCGACCGCTTCGAGTCGGCGGCCCGCCAGGGCGAGATGCCGGTGCTGGTCACCTCGGCTCAGACCCGACCGTTCGTGCGGTCGATCATCGAGCGCTTCCGCCGTGAGACGCCGGTGATGAGCCAGGCCGAGATCCATCCCCGGGCACGGCTGCGCACGGTGAACTCGATCTGAGCGCCACCGCAACACCTCGGGATGATCGAAGCGCGGACGGGTCCCTGCGGCTGCTCTTAGAACCTCAGCCTCTGCGCAGGAAGGACGGGCCGTCCTTTCGGGGCCGTGCAGCGGAGCCCGCAATCCAGACTCGCAGGCCAACCAAAATTAGGAGCGTCAGCCGCTCTGCCTTCCGAATTCGCCTGCAGCGCCCCGGAATGACGGGTCGTCGTTCGGTGCGGAGTCCGAACGCCAATGAACCCGTCGCCTCACACCGCCTTCTGCTTGAGCTCCCGCTCGAGCTCGTGCGCGTTGAGGCCCGGCACGATCACCGGCGGCTCCGGTACGGCGGAGGCCTTCGGACCGTGCGCGGCCGAGCCGATCGCGGCGGCCAGCCGCGAGCGCTCGAAGGCGATCACGACCGCCACCGAGACGAGGGCGGGGATCCAGAAATAGAAGATCCGGAAGATGATCACCGCCGCGATGATCGCGTCTTTCTGGGCCTCGTCGGTGATGTGCATCGCGGTGATGAACACGATCTCGAACACGCCGAGGCCGCCCGGAGCATGCGAGGCCAGCGCCACAGAGAACGAGGCGAGGAAGATCGCCAGGACCGGGATGAAGCCCGGATTCATCGCCTCCGGTAGGGCGAAGTAGATGATGCCGGCGGCGCCCAGCAGTTCCAGGGGCGCAGCCAGAAGCTGGCGGCCCATGATGCCCGGCCGGGGATACTCGAGCTTGAACGAGCGGATGTGCAGCGGGCGCAGCCGCATGATCGAGCCGATCACGTAAAGGCCGACGAAGGCCAGCATGCCGATGCCGACGATCAGCGCGGTCTTGGGATCGGTCAGGAACGCCGGAAGCCTGCCTTCGAGCCGGGTCAGCAGGTGCGGATCGACCACCAGCGTGAAGCCGCCGAGCAGGATCGTGCCGAGGAAGAAGGTGAACGAGCAGAGGGCCACGAGCACGGCCACCTGCGCGGCCGTCAATCCCTTGGCGGTGTAGGCCCGGTAGCGCACGAGGGCGCCGGAGAAGACCGAAGCGCCGATATTGTGCGAGAGCGCATAGGTGGTGAAGGAGCAGAGCGAGACGAACAGCCACGAGATGTGGCGGACGCCCAGGTGCAGGAGGGCGATGCGGTCGTACCAGGCGAGCGCCGCGTAGGCGACCAGGGTCGAGAACGCCGCGAGCAGGATCCGGTGCGGCGGGATCGCCAGGATTGCGGCCCAGATCGCAGACAGCGAGGTTGTCTTCAGTTCCTGATAGAGGAAATAGCCCGACACGACCACGGCCGCGAGGCCGATCAAAGGCCAGATGAACTCGCTGATCTTCTTCATGAACACCGACGCCCCGGGGGAGAGCCCCCTGATGCGCCGGCACGCGACGCGCTGCAAGCGGCCTGAATACCACCCCGATCCCCCTTGTCAGGCGATCGTGACGGTTTCGTGCCGCCAGGTGCTCGACCCGGCCGGTCCGGTCGCGGCGCGGCCGGGATCCCGGCGTCAGCCCCGGGCGCGGTTGAGGCCGATGCCGTCCATCGCGGCCTGATCCCGGGCCGATTCGGCGGCGCGCTCGGCGGTCCGCTCCCGGTCGTTCAGGATCTCGACCTTCTTCAGCTCCTCGAAGGCCTCGCCGAGCTCCGCCTTCGCCTCGGCGAGCTGGCCCTCCAGCGCCTGGGCCGACTGGAGCATGTTCTCCCGTCGGGTGGCCGCCGCTCTGGCGTAGGTCGGGTAGGCGAAGTGACCGACGTCGGTGATGCCGGCGCGCGCCTCCTCGACGGCGACCTCGCGGGCGAGCTCCACCGCCATCCGCTGGAAGTCGGCCATCATCATCTCGATTTGGGTCACACGCCGGCGCTTCTCGTCGACCTGGAAGCGGCGCAGGCGGATCAGCGTGTCACGCGATTTCATCAGGACGCTCACTCCACGCAACGCTTGAGCCCGCGCCTCGGATCATGCCCGGGCCGTGCCCCTAGGCTCCACCGACGATCTGGCCGAGCCGTGCGTAACCATCGCTGATGGACGTTGCTTCTTCCTTACCCTGCCCCAGAAAAGCCTCAAGCTGAGGCATGAGCGCCACGGCCTCGTCGACCTCCTGGGACGCGCCCGCCCGGTAGGCACCGAGCCGGATCAGCTCCTCCATGTCGGCATAGGTGGAGAGCACCCGCCGCGCCCGGCGGACCACCGGCAGGTAGGCCGGATCGCAGGAGCGGGGCATGGTCCGGGAGACGGAGCGCAGGACGTTGATCGCCGGGTAGCGGCCGCGCTCCGCGATGGCCCGCTCCATGACGATGTGGCCGTCGAGGATGCCGCGCACCGCGTCCGCCACCGGCTCGTTGTGGTCGTCGCCCTCGACCAGCACGGTGAACAGGGCCGAGATCGTGCCCTGCCCCACGCCCGGTCCCGCGCGCTCCAGCAGGCGCGGCAGCTCGGAGAACACGGTCGGCGTGTAGCCCTTGGCGGTCGGCGGTTCGCCGGCGGCGAGACCGATGTCGCGCTGGGCCATGGCGAAGCGCGTGATCGAATCGATCATGCACAGGACCTTCGCGCCCTGGTCGCGGAAATGCTCGGCGACTGACAGGGTCACGTAGGCGGCGTTGCGGCGCATCAGCGCCGGCTCGTCGGAGGTCGCCACCACGACCACCGAGCGGGCGAGCCCGGCGGCGCCGAGATCGTCCTGCAGGAATTCCTGGACCTCGCGCCCGCGCTCGCCCACGAGCCCGATCACCGCCACGTCGGCCGCCGTGTAGCGGGCGAGCATGGAGAGCAGCACCGACTTGCCGACGCCCGACCCCGCGAAGATCCCCATCCGCTGGCCGGCGCACATGGTCAGGAACGTGTTGATGCACCGGACGCCGAGATCGAGCGGGGCGCCGACCCGGGTGCGCGCATGGGCCGGCGGCGGATCGGCCCGGAGCGAATAGACGTCCTGCCCCTGCGGCAGGGGCCCGAGCCCGTCGACCGGACGGCCCAGCGCGTCGATCACCCGTCCCAGCCAGCCGGCGGACGGCCGGATCGCGCCCGCCGATTCGTCGCGCACGTAAGCCGGGCATCCGCGCCGCACACCTTCCAGGGACCCGAACGGCATGGCGAGCGCCCGGTCCCCCTGGAAGCCGATGATCTCGCAGGGTACCAGCCCGTGGCCGTTCGCGCCCTCGACATCGATCCGTCCGCCCAGCCGCATCGCCGCCACCGGGCCGGCGACTTCCACCAGCAGGCCGCGGATCGCAACAACGCGGCCGAACGTCTCGAGCACCTCGACGCGCTCCAGGGCCGCCTGCGCGGCGGCGAGGGACGAAATGAACCTTGCCGAATCCTGTGTCATCGGCCCCGCTCTCAACGCTTCGTTTACCGGCCTCCTTAACACTGCGCTTCACGGGCTCGTAGCGGCTCGATCCGGGGCTCGATGACAACCGAGCTCAACGAAAACGTGCGTTGTGTCCACAGGACCACAGCGCGGATCGAATCGTTACGGAGGAAGTACTTACGCCGGAGGTTGCAGGCGGCCTGGACGCAAGCGGATCGGAATCACGGACCGATGCGAGAGGGGAGGAACGCTGTTCCTCCTATCAAGCTCGCGGAAGTGCGAACAAGACGCTTGCGGTAGGGAATCAGGTTTTGTTAACGATTAATCCATAGCGTTCCACGTCAAGAGCGGCGGAGCGCCCGTCCACAGGCCGGTGGCGGGCGAGCGATAGGGACGTGTCTGCGCGCTGATGCGGCCGGCGGGGCTGGGGACCGACGATGCGGGTACTTTTGATCGAGGACGACAGCGCGACCGCGCAGAGCATCGAGCTGATGCTCAAGTCCGAGAACTTCAACACCTACACCACCGACCTCGGGGAAGAAGGTGTCGATCTCGGTAAGCTCTACGATTACGACATCATCCTCCTCGATCTGAATCTGCCCGACATGTCGGGTTACGAGGTGCTGCG from Methylobacterium sp. PvR107 encodes:
- a CDS encoding capsule biosynthesis protein; translated protein: MNMEIRKADGQPLTTADRQQAITESLRQIARMSRFVDRKKGIRSYQTGTKSDPWIPILFVICFVLPTLVGAVYFGFVASDRYVTEARFAIRQAIGASEKSSGGSDAGSSDGAGQMISQDRLITREYILSRPMLETLEAQLPLRAWFSSESIDYFSRFEAEKPIEKFLRYWRRRVSVSSEPSSGIMSVSVEAFDPDQSLAIAQAVMKEAERMVNDLTVKARADAVAESIRELALAGEQMSRIRLAMRDLRNRQGVLDAHKANDVNLKIIAELRASRITLSSQLAIGQRDLGPDSRRILDFKQQIKDLDDNIARIERQSAGSDPAQKQLLSDALIRFESLENDRKNAEKYYQQVLMASERARIIAARQIEFFSPIVEPVRAESALEPRRMLMISLITLGSGVLFGAAMFARKMMT
- the flhA gene encoding flagellar biosynthesis protein FlhA → MAETASAPARVGAAAALGQFTLPTRGDLQALSKRSDLLFATGVMGILAVLIFPLPAILLDLLLAVSIILSVLIMMTGLSIDNPLEFTVFPTLLLIATMLRLALNLASTRLILGHGHEGTAAAGHVIEAFGHFVMGGNFVIGIIVFAILIIVNFVVITKGSGRIAEVAARFTLDAMPGKQMAIDADLSAGLIDEKAAKARRAALEEESSFFGAMDGASKFVRGDAVAALLITFINVVGGIIIGVAQQGLSFGDAAKSYTLLTIGDGLASQVPALIVSTAAGLLVSKAGVRGAADKALGKQLAHYPKALGMSAAVMLLIALLPGMPMLPFLLLGGGAGYAAWRINRNAKNAPPLDAEGVPMDATAVAAAAAAKEETVSDLLKLDDLKLEMGYALLALVNGEGQDRLTDQIKALRRQLAAELGFVMPSVRILDNVQLDANSYVVRVKEIEAGTGRIFPGQFMAMDPMGGQVQLPGQHMLEPTFGLPATWIDAALRDQAQLKGYTVVDAATVVSTHLTEVIKAHVSELLNHVEVSKLLRELQKEHAELLKEIVPSQISTTGIQRVLQFLLAERVSIRDLGAIVEAVAEVAGGVKNPRDVVEHVRARLGRQICAQYQDQNGTLPIITLSPAWEQAFMESIVGEREERYLAMQPSKLSEFVNAVRDRFESAARQGEMPVLVTSAQTRPFVRSIIERFRRETPVMSQAEIHPRARLRTVNSI
- a CDS encoding lysylphosphatidylglycerol synthase domain-containing protein — translated: MKKISEFIWPLIGLAAVVVSGYFLYQELKTTSLSAIWAAILAIPPHRILLAAFSTLVAYAALAWYDRIALLHLGVRHISWLFVSLCSFTTYALSHNIGASVFSGALVRYRAYTAKGLTAAQVAVLVALCSFTFFLGTILLGGFTLVVDPHLLTRLEGRLPAFLTDPKTALIVGIGMLAFVGLYVIGSIMRLRPLHIRSFKLEYPRPGIMGRQLLAAPLELLGAAGIIYFALPEAMNPGFIPVLAIFLASFSVALASHAPGGLGVFEIVFITAMHITDEAQKDAIIAAVIIFRIFYFWIPALVSVAVVIAFERSRLAAAIGSAAHGPKASAVPEPPVIVPGLNAHELERELKQKAV
- the fliJ gene encoding flagellar export protein FliJ, which gives rise to MKSRDTLIRLRRFQVDEKRRRVTQIEMMMADFQRMAVELAREVAVEEARAGITDVGHFAYPTYARAAATRRENMLQSAQALEGQLAEAKAELGEAFEELKKVEILNDRERTAERAAESARDQAAMDGIGLNRARG
- the fliI gene encoding flagellar protein export ATPase FliI, producing the protein MTQDSARFISSLAAAQAALERVEVLETFGRVVAIRGLLVEVAGPVAAMRLGGRIDVEGANGHGLVPCEIIGFQGDRALAMPFGSLEGVRRGCPAYVRDESAGAIRPSAGWLGRVIDALGRPVDGLGPLPQGQDVYSLRADPPPAHARTRVGAPLDLGVRCINTFLTMCAGQRMGIFAGSGVGKSVLLSMLARYTAADVAVIGLVGERGREVQEFLQDDLGAAGLARSVVVVATSDEPALMRRNAAYVTLSVAEHFRDQGAKVLCMIDSITRFAMAQRDIGLAAGEPPTAKGYTPTVFSELPRLLERAGPGVGQGTISALFTVLVEGDDHNEPVADAVRGILDGHIVMERAIAERGRYPAINVLRSVSRTMPRSCDPAYLPVVRRARRVLSTYADMEELIRLGAYRAGASQEVDEAVALMPQLEAFLGQGKEEATSISDGYARLGQIVGGA